A DNA window from Halostella litorea contains the following coding sequences:
- a CDS encoding archaea-specific SMC-related protein, translated as MEPARIDIENIGGIESVEAEIPPGVTVLAGPNASNKTSFLQAIMGGLGSDSVSLKGDAEAGSVELAIDGETYERTFSRAGSDVVADGDSYLDDPALADLFAFLLKSNEPRRAVETGADLRELIMRPVDTEAIQAEIDRVQDERARLDDELDELDQLKQRLPELERRKQSLEEDIEETRSELETAKADLEEVDASVEDRREEQNELEEKLSELSDVRSELEEVRFDIETKRESLESLREERSELADREDSLEAVPDAELEAIEDRIDELRRDRQSLNTEVSELQNTIRFNEKMAEDARQGSHPAIETETDGGAPGALTDQLVGDEQRTVCWTCGSEVAVDRIEETLEDLRSLRMEKMDAKDEVESELDEYTERKREYERRRENRKQIRNRLARTEAEIDSAEDTLEMLSDRKEELRDEVEALEAEVEELETDTYEEVLDHHRRANELEYELGKLENERDEVEAEIVEIESELEREGEIAERREELQEELVDLRTRIDRIESEAVEEFNEHIEQVLSILDYENIERIWIEIVEREVRQGRRKTSRNAFELHVVRSSESGVAYEDTVDHLSESEREVTGLVFALAGYLVHDMHQSVPFMIMDALEPIDSDRIAALVDYFSSYVDYFVVALLPEDAEALDVDHHRVAEVGAQEA; from the coding sequence ATGGAACCTGCTCGAATAGACATCGAGAACATCGGCGGGATCGAGTCCGTGGAGGCCGAGATTCCGCCGGGCGTGACGGTGCTTGCGGGCCCGAACGCTTCGAACAAGACCTCGTTCCTGCAGGCGATCATGGGCGGCCTCGGGAGCGACAGCGTCTCGCTGAAAGGCGACGCGGAAGCCGGCTCCGTGGAACTCGCCATCGACGGCGAGACGTACGAACGGACGTTCAGCCGGGCCGGCTCCGACGTCGTGGCCGACGGCGACAGCTACCTCGACGACCCGGCGCTCGCGGACCTGTTCGCGTTCCTGCTGAAGTCAAACGAGCCGCGACGCGCCGTCGAGACCGGCGCGGACCTGCGCGAACTGATCATGCGGCCCGTCGACACCGAGGCGATCCAGGCGGAGATCGATCGTGTGCAGGACGAGCGCGCGCGGCTCGACGACGAACTCGACGAACTCGACCAGCTCAAACAGCGCCTGCCGGAACTCGAACGCCGAAAGCAGTCCCTCGAGGAGGACATCGAGGAGACGCGCTCGGAGCTCGAAACAGCGAAGGCGGACTTAGAGGAGGTCGACGCCTCCGTCGAGGACCGCCGCGAGGAGCAAAACGAGCTCGAGGAGAAGCTGTCGGAGCTGAGCGACGTGCGGTCGGAGCTCGAGGAGGTCCGGTTCGACATCGAGACGAAACGCGAGAGCCTGGAGTCGCTCCGGGAGGAGCGCAGCGAACTCGCCGACCGCGAGGACTCCCTCGAAGCGGTGCCCGACGCGGAGCTGGAGGCCATCGAGGACCGCATCGACGAGCTCCGACGCGACCGGCAGTCGCTGAACACGGAGGTCAGCGAGCTCCAGAACACGATCCGCTTCAACGAGAAGATGGCCGAGGACGCCCGGCAGGGCTCACATCCGGCCATCGAGACGGAGACCGACGGAGGTGCCCCCGGCGCGCTCACCGACCAGCTGGTCGGGGACGAGCAACGCACCGTCTGCTGGACCTGCGGCTCCGAGGTCGCGGTCGACCGGATCGAGGAGACCCTCGAGGACCTCCGGTCGCTGCGGATGGAGAAGATGGACGCCAAAGACGAGGTCGAGTCGGAACTGGACGAGTACACGGAGCGCAAACGCGAGTACGAACGCCGGCGGGAGAACCGCAAGCAGATCCGCAACCGCCTCGCGCGCACCGAGGCCGAGATCGATTCGGCCGAGGACACCCTCGAGATGCTCTCCGACCGCAAGGAGGAGCTCCGGGACGAGGTTGAGGCGCTGGAGGCCGAGGTCGAGGAGCTCGAAACCGACACGTACGAGGAGGTGCTCGACCACCACCGGCGGGCGAACGAACTGGAGTACGAACTCGGCAAACTCGAGAACGAACGCGACGAGGTCGAGGCGGAGATAGTCGAGATCGAAAGCGAACTCGAACGGGAGGGCGAGATAGCGGAGCGCCGGGAGGAACTCCAGGAGGAACTGGTCGACCTCCGGACGCGGATCGACCGGATCGAGTCCGAGGCCGTCGAGGAGTTCAACGAGCACATCGAACAGGTGCTGTCGATACTCGACTACGAGAACATCGAGCGCATCTGGATCGAAATCGTCGAGCGCGAGGTGCGGCAGGGTCGCCGGAAGACGTCCCGGAACGCGTTCGAACTCCACGTCGTCCGCAGCAGCGAGAGCGGCGTCGCCTACGAGGACACGGTCGACCACCTCAGCGAGAGCGAGCGCGAGGTGACGGGGCTGGTGTTCGCCCTCGCGGGCTACCTCGTCCACGACATGCACCAGTCGGTGCCGTTCATGATCATGGACGCGCTGGAGCCGATCGACTCGGACCGGATCGCCGCGCTCGTCGACTACTTCTCCTCGTACGTCGACTACTTCGTGGTCGCGCTCCTGCCCGAGGACGCCGAGGCGCTGGACGTGGACCACCACCGCGTGGCCGAGGTCGGCGCACAGGAAGCATAA
- a CDS encoding ATP-binding cassette domain-containing protein — translation MSTDGTAVEMRDIHKQFGEIIALDGVDLTLRDGEVLGLVGDNGAGKSTLIKCLAGAHEPTSGTIRIRGEEVTIDSPRAAKDHGIETTFQDLALAPNLTVAQNIFLGREKMIGPDRVFGLLNKSAMRERAGELLEDLNIDVSPDQTVGGLSGGQRQLVAVSRMLLSDPDIVIMDEPTSALSVEGADRVLELIERMRDRGISVLLISHNLEYLQRVADRIKVLHQGHDAGVLDADTVTRDEVVSRMVSGRSGVEETEQQPA, via the coding sequence ATGTCAACTGACGGCACGGCCGTGGAGATGCGGGACATCCACAAGCAGTTCGGCGAAATAATCGCGCTCGACGGCGTGGACCTCACCCTCCGTGACGGGGAGGTGCTGGGCCTCGTCGGCGACAACGGCGCGGGCAAGTCGACGCTCATCAAGTGCCTCGCGGGTGCCCACGAGCCCACGAGCGGCACGATCCGTATCCGCGGCGAGGAGGTCACCATCGACAGCCCCCGGGCGGCGAAAGACCACGGGATCGAGACGACGTTTCAGGACCTGGCGCTCGCGCCGAACCTCACCGTCGCACAGAACATCTTCCTCGGCCGCGAGAAGATGATCGGCCCGGACCGCGTGTTCGGCCTGCTGAACAAGTCGGCGATGCGCGAACGGGCCGGCGAACTCCTGGAGGACCTGAACATCGACGTCTCCCCCGACCAGACCGTCGGCGGGCTCTCCGGCGGCCAGCGCCAGCTCGTCGCGGTGTCGCGAATGCTGCTCTCCGACCCCGACATCGTCATCATGGACGAGCCGACGAGCGCGCTCTCCGTGGAGGGCGCCGACCGCGTGCTGGAGCTCATCGAGCGTATGCGCGACCGCGGCATCTCCGTGTTGCTCATCTCGCACAACCTGGAGTACCTCCAGCGCGTCGCCGACCGGATCAAGGTGCTCCACCAGGGCCACGACGCGGGCGTGCTCGACGCCGACACCGTCACGCGCGACGAAGTCGTCTCGCGGATGGTCAGCGGCCGGTCCGGCGTCGAGGAGACCGAACAGCAGCCCGCCTGA
- a CDS encoding ABC transporter permease: MATESTSTPNSISDYISVQTLGRYGPVLGLVGLYLFFALNTANFFTYPNQLNLLRQVSIIGILAIGSTFVILCAEIDLSIAEMMEFTGLLIASLATGGLLSSAVPIPVAILAAFAAAIVLGGLSGFVTSRFGVPSFMTTLAMLFLADGFGQIVSSNRPIIGLPDALLWLGSGSTFGFPNIVIAFFVLLALSQFVLSYTRFGLYLYAVGGDADAAELMGINVKMVRMGVLVLSATFTVIAGIVMMGRIGSATPNMGSNLLLPPIAAVILGGTDLFGGKGNMIGTLIGVLILGSLSNGLNLMGVDPAGQLVAQGVVLMVAVLANVLGDD, translated from the coding sequence ATGGCAACGGAGTCTACGTCGACCCCTAACTCGATCTCCGACTACATCTCGGTACAGACGCTCGGCCGATACGGGCCGGTACTCGGCCTCGTCGGCCTGTACCTGTTTTTCGCGCTCAACACGGCGAACTTCTTCACGTACCCGAACCAGTTGAACCTCCTCCGGCAGGTGTCCATCATCGGCATCCTCGCCATCGGGAGCACGTTCGTCATCCTCTGTGCGGAGATCGACCTGAGCATCGCGGAGATGATGGAGTTCACCGGGCTGCTCATCGCCTCGCTCGCAACCGGCGGGCTGCTCTCAAGTGCGGTCCCGATCCCGGTCGCGATACTCGCCGCCTTCGCCGCGGCGATCGTCCTCGGCGGCCTCTCCGGCTTCGTGACGAGCCGGTTCGGCGTTCCGTCGTTCATGACGACGCTGGCGATGTTGTTCCTGGCCGACGGGTTCGGACAGATTGTCTCATCGAACCGCCCGATCATCGGCCTCCCCGACGCGCTGCTGTGGCTCGGGAGCGGTAGCACCTTCGGCTTCCCGAACATCGTGATCGCCTTCTTCGTCCTGCTCGCGCTGTCGCAGTTCGTCCTCTCGTACACGCGGTTCGGACTCTACCTCTACGCGGTCGGCGGCGACGCGGACGCCGCCGAACTGATGGGGATCAACGTGAAGATGGTCCGGATGGGCGTGCTGGTGCTGTCGGCCACGTTCACCGTCATCGCCGGGATCGTGATGATGGGCCGCATCGGGAGCGCGACGCCGAACATGGGGTCGAACCTCCTGTTGCCGCCGATCGCCGCGGTCATCCTCGGCGGCACCGACCTGTTCGGCGGCAAGGGGAACATGATCGGGACGCTCATCGGCGTGCTCATCCTCGGCTCGCTGTCGAACGGGCTCAACCTGATGGGCGTCGACCCCGCGGGGCAACTCGTCGCCCAGGGCGTCGTGCTGATGGTCGCGGTCCTCGCAAACGTCCTCGGAGACGACTGA
- a CDS encoding IclR family transcriptional regulator: protein MGSEAANPVRSVETAFTVLETLRRLDGAGVTAVAEELDMPKSSVYNHLETLEQEEYVVKEGSEYYVGLRFLDLGRYARQRDDLYGTARPELGALADETDELVNLLVEEHGQGVYLCRVRGDRAVNVAASAGNRVYLHSTALGKAVLAYMPERRVDEIIANHGMPAETERTTTDPEELKAQLAEVRELGVAFDREERIDGLCCVAVPVLDDKDRPIAAISVSGPRSRMKGERLVSEIPELLESAANVVELNLTYS from the coding sequence ATGGGCTCCGAAGCCGCAAACCCGGTGCGCTCCGTTGAGACGGCGTTCACGGTGCTGGAGACGCTACGCCGCCTCGACGGAGCGGGCGTCACCGCCGTCGCGGAGGAACTGGACATGCCGAAAAGCAGCGTCTACAACCACCTCGAAACGCTCGAACAGGAGGAGTACGTGGTCAAGGAGGGGTCCGAGTACTACGTCGGCCTGCGGTTCCTCGACCTGGGGCGGTACGCCCGCCAGCGCGACGACCTCTACGGGACGGCCCGGCCGGAACTCGGCGCGCTCGCCGACGAGACGGACGAACTCGTCAACCTGCTCGTCGAGGAGCACGGGCAGGGCGTCTACCTCTGTCGGGTGCGGGGCGACCGGGCGGTCAACGTCGCGGCGAGCGCCGGGAACCGCGTCTACCTGCACAGCACCGCCCTCGGGAAGGCCGTGCTGGCGTACATGCCCGAGCGCCGCGTCGACGAGATCATCGCGAACCACGGGATGCCGGCCGAAACCGAGCGGACGACGACCGACCCCGAGGAACTGAAGGCCCAGCTCGCGGAGGTCCGGGAACTGGGCGTCGCGTTCGACCGGGAGGAGCGGATCGACGGCCTCTGCTGTGTCGCGGTGCCTGTCCTCGACGACAAAGACCGACCGATCGCCGCGATCAGCGTCTCCGGCCCCAGGAGCCGCATGAAGGGCGAGCGACTGGTGTCGGAGATCCCGGAACTGCTGGAGAGCGCCGCCAACGTCGTCGAACTGAACCTCACCTACTCCTGA
- the xacF gene encoding 2,5-dioxovalerate dehydrogenase, producing the protein MPTEYANYVDGEWTDAESGETFETYDPANPDEVVATYPQSDAEDTDAAVAAAVAASEEWGSTPGPERGRILSRTSALLADRKDELTELLVREEGKTRAEAGGEVQRAIDIFDYYGAKASDLGGTVKSSSARNTNLYTKNEPLGVAGLITPWNYPIAIPAWKIAPALAAGNAAVIKPATLAPGVVHEMATALDEAGLPDGVLNVVTGPGSEVGDAIASHSDVDAVSFTGSTAVGNGVYDTATDDGKRVQLEMGGKNPTIVSDSADVEEAADIVASGAFGVTGQACTACSRAIVYEDVYDEFVEAVVERAEAIEPGHGLDESDMGPHVSESELESTLDYVEVGQDEGATLETGGAALDREGYFVEPAVFSDVEPDYRIAQEEVFGPLLSVIPVSGYEEAIDVSNGVDYGLSASIVTDDHTEANRFLDEAEAGVVKVNEKTTGLELHVPFGGMKASSSETYREQGDAGLDFYTISKTVYDNY; encoded by the coding sequence ATGCCAACGGAGTACGCGAACTACGTGGACGGCGAGTGGACCGACGCGGAGAGCGGCGAGACGTTCGAGACGTACGACCCGGCGAACCCGGACGAGGTCGTCGCGACGTACCCGCAGTCCGACGCCGAGGACACCGACGCGGCCGTCGCGGCCGCCGTCGCCGCCAGCGAGGAGTGGGGGTCGACGCCCGGTCCCGAGCGCGGCCGGATCCTCTCCCGGACGAGCGCGCTGCTGGCCGACCGCAAGGACGAACTGACGGAACTCCTCGTCCGCGAGGAGGGCAAGACGCGCGCCGAGGCCGGCGGCGAGGTCCAGCGCGCCATCGACATCTTCGACTACTACGGCGCGAAGGCCAGCGACCTGGGCGGCACGGTGAAAAGCTCCAGCGCCCGGAACACCAACCTCTACACGAAAAACGAGCCGCTGGGCGTCGCGGGCCTGATCACGCCGTGGAACTACCCCATCGCCATCCCGGCCTGGAAGATCGCCCCCGCGCTGGCGGCCGGCAACGCGGCGGTCATCAAGCCCGCGACGCTCGCGCCCGGCGTGGTCCACGAGATGGCCACGGCGCTCGACGAGGCGGGGCTGCCCGACGGCGTCCTCAACGTCGTCACCGGCCCCGGGAGCGAGGTCGGCGACGCCATCGCCAGCCACTCTGACGTCGACGCGGTCTCCTTCACCGGCAGCACGGCGGTCGGCAACGGCGTGTACGACACCGCGACCGACGACGGCAAGCGCGTCCAGCTGGAGATGGGCGGCAAGAACCCGACGATCGTCTCCGACAGCGCGGACGTCGAGGAGGCCGCCGACATCGTCGCGTCGGGCGCCTTCGGCGTCACCGGGCAGGCCTGTACCGCCTGCTCCCGCGCCATCGTCTACGAGGACGTGTACGACGAGTTCGTCGAGGCGGTCGTCGAGCGCGCCGAGGCCATCGAGCCCGGCCACGGCCTCGATGAGTCGGACATGGGGCCCCACGTCAGCGAGTCCGAACTTGAGAGCACGCTCGACTACGTCGAGGTCGGCCAGGACGAGGGCGCGACCCTCGAAACCGGCGGCGCGGCGCTCGACCGCGAGGGCTACTTCGTGGAGCCGGCCGTGTTCTCCGACGTGGAGCCGGACTACAGGATCGCACAGGAGGAAGTGTTCGGCCCCCTGCTGTCGGTCATCCCGGTGAGCGGCTACGAGGAGGCAATCGACGTGTCGAACGGCGTCGACTACGGCCTCTCGGCCAGCATCGTCACGGACGACCACACCGAGGCCAACCGCTTCCTCGACGAGGCTGAGGCCGGCGTCGTGAAGGTCAACGAGAAGACGACCGGGCTGGAACTGCACGTCCCCTTCGGCGGGATGAAGGCGTCCTCCAGCGAGACGTACCGCGAGCAGGGCGACGCGGGGCTCGACTTCTACACCATCAGCAAGACGGTGTACGACAACTACTGA
- a CDS encoding substrate-binding domain-containing protein, translating to MPSHTSRRAVLKGATTAGVVGVAGCLNLGSGGDSDAENQTALSVPTLEFTFFARMQNAFEAVTDERDDLGGSFYDAGNSQEQQVSDLETPISQGVDFIMVAPITAEGISPVVQQANDADIPIVTIDRNISEGDIATYVASDNVALGRRSMELCRGFMTDLADKDQYNVVELQGTQGASTTNDRAEGGSNAVDSADDLNLLDSQGADFSTEEAVSVMEDFITSHGDDIDGVYAHNDLMALGAHQAVQSADVGDIAITGIDGSEAWVQEIQDVDHYGTLAQLPEEMVRKSVDYGLQAADGEDLDDYYQIEGLEVTSENAGQYLDDYF from the coding sequence ATGCCATCCCACACCAGCAGGCGGGCTGTGTTGAAAGGAGCCACGACGGCGGGCGTCGTCGGCGTTGCGGGCTGTCTCAACCTCGGCAGCGGCGGCGACAGCGACGCCGAGAATCAGACGGCGCTCTCCGTGCCGACCCTCGAGTTCACGTTCTTCGCCCGGATGCAGAACGCCTTCGAGGCCGTCACCGACGAGCGCGACGACCTCGGCGGCTCGTTCTACGACGCCGGGAACTCGCAGGAACAGCAGGTGTCCGACCTCGAAACGCCGATCTCGCAGGGGGTCGACTTCATCATGGTCGCGCCGATCACCGCGGAGGGGATCAGTCCGGTCGTCCAGCAGGCCAACGACGCCGACATCCCGATCGTCACCATCGACCGGAACATCTCCGAGGGCGACATCGCGACCTACGTCGCCTCCGACAACGTGGCGCTCGGCCGGCGTTCGATGGAGCTCTGTCGCGGGTTCATGACGGACCTGGCGGACAAGGACCAGTACAACGTCGTCGAACTCCAGGGTACCCAGGGGGCCAGCACCACTAACGACCGGGCCGAAGGCGGGTCCAACGCCGTCGACTCCGCGGACGACCTGAACCTTCTCGACAGCCAGGGCGCGGACTTCTCGACGGAGGAGGCCGTGAGCGTGATGGAGGACTTCATCACCAGCCACGGCGACGACATCGACGGCGTGTACGCGCACAACGACCTGATGGCGCTCGGCGCACATCAGGCGGTCCAGAGCGCGGACGTCGGCGACATCGCGATCACGGGGATCGACGGGAGCGAGGCCTGGGTCCAGGAGATACAGGACGTCGACCACTACGGCACCCTCGCGCAGTTGCCCGAGGAGATGGTCCGGAAGAGCGTCGACTACGGGCTGCAGGCCGCCGACGGCGAGGACCTGGACGACTACTACCAGATAGAGGGGCTCGAGGTCACGTCCGAGAACGCGGGCCAGTACCTCGACGACTACTTCTAA
- a CDS encoding fumarylacetoacetate hydrolase family protein produces MRYYRLAPGDDQRLIAVDGDDAYDLTAVKPRLDGFADLAAAANVADAGVDALAADLAADAPTVEFAPDDAALPVVPEEVWAAGVTYEISEEAREAESGMPEMYLDVYGAERPEIFFKATPSRTVGPGEAIGVRSDSSWNVPEPELGIVLYDGETVGYTVGNDVSSRSIEGENPLYLPQAKVYDRCCSLGPCVASAESVGDPHDLTMSMSIVRDGETMYEDETSTGEMARSCEELVDYWNAHNAVPELGVLLTGTSLVPEEGFTLRPDDEVDITIEGVGDLSNPVVEV; encoded by the coding sequence ATGCGATACTATCGCCTCGCCCCCGGTGACGACCAGCGACTGATCGCCGTCGACGGTGACGACGCCTACGACCTGACGGCCGTGAAACCGCGCCTGGACGGCTTCGCCGACCTCGCAGCGGCCGCGAACGTCGCGGACGCGGGCGTCGACGCGCTGGCCGCCGACCTGGCCGCCGACGCGCCGACGGTCGAGTTCGCGCCCGACGACGCCGCCCTCCCGGTCGTGCCCGAGGAGGTGTGGGCCGCGGGCGTCACCTACGAGATCAGCGAGGAGGCCCGCGAGGCCGAGAGCGGCATGCCCGAGATGTACCTAGACGTGTATGGCGCCGAGCGCCCGGAGATATTCTTCAAGGCGACCCCGAGCCGGACGGTCGGCCCCGGGGAGGCCATCGGCGTCCGCAGCGACTCCTCGTGGAACGTCCCCGAACCGGAACTGGGGATCGTCCTCTACGACGGCGAGACGGTCGGCTACACGGTCGGCAACGACGTGAGCAGCCGCTCCATCGAGGGGGAGAACCCGCTGTACCTCCCGCAGGCGAAGGTGTACGACCGCTGTTGCTCGCTCGGCCCCTGCGTTGCCTCCGCGGAGTCCGTGGGCGACCCCCACGACCTGACGATGTCGATGTCCATCGTCCGCGACGGCGAGACGATGTACGAGGACGAGACGTCGACCGGCGAGATGGCCCGGTCCTGCGAGGAACTGGTCGACTACTGGAACGCCCACAACGCCGTGCCGGAGCTCGGCGTCCTGCTCACCGGCACGTCGCTCGTCCCCGAGGAGGGGTTCACCCTCCGCCCCGACGACGAGGTGGACATCACCATCGAGGGTGTCGGCGACCTCTCGAACCCGGTCGTCGAGGTCTGA